Proteins encoded by one window of Cuniculiplasma divulgatum:
- a CDS encoding NfeD family protein: MISDDLFYISILLVAIVFFFLGAWFYRLVLWYPRGGRAVTGTKSMIGKIGRVVRDNGTNMVVRVDGQNWNAKYVGEHRPEVGDRVSIKDVNGLNLLVEEIKDGN; the protein is encoded by the coding sequence ATGATAAGCGACGACCTGTTTTACATATCAATATTACTTGTTGCAATTGTTTTTTTCTTTTTAGGTGCATGGTTCTACAGACTTGTTTTATGGTACCCAAGGGGAGGAAGGGCAGTTACCGGTACTAAAAGCATGATTGGCAAGATTGGACGGGTAGTGAGAGATAACGGAACAAATATGGTCGTGAGGGTTGATGGGCAGAACTGGAATGCAAAATATGTTGGGGAACACAGACCGGAAGTGGGAGACAGAGTTAGCATAAAGGACGTAAATGGACTCAATCTTTTGGTAGAGGAGATAAAAGATGGGAATTGA
- a CDS encoding NTP transferase domain-containing protein, which translates to MEKNDGKLPLVIMSGGTGSRMNMPDKGLLMIRGETLIGRNLKFLEEVAKPVYLAVTPNTEITEKYYSEKLEIIKTSGNGYSEDLGKVLKKINTYPIMVIPGDIYFSDQEVVNSFISFAKKSGKGIVSMLIEGLFCGVSIFFSPPDDVKSEEFQSFDVSEKQAYNVNTVEDFFLILNRLKKQKN; encoded by the coding sequence ATGGAAAAAAATGATGGAAAGTTGCCGCTGGTGATCATGTCCGGTGGCACTGGATCTAGAATGAATATGCCTGATAAAGGTTTACTGATGATTAGAGGTGAAACCCTGATAGGAAGGAACCTCAAATTTCTTGAAGAAGTGGCGAAGCCTGTTTATCTTGCAGTCACTCCGAATACAGAGATCACTGAAAAATACTATTCTGAAAAGTTAGAAATAATCAAGACATCAGGTAACGGATATTCAGAAGATCTTGGAAAAGTTCTGAAAAAGATAAATACATACCCTATAATGGTTATTCCGGGTGACATTTACTTTTCAGATCAGGAAGTTGTTAACAGCTTTATCTCCTTTGCAAAGAAAAGTGGGAAGGGTATTGTATCAATGTTAATCGAGGGACTTTTCTGTGGTGTGAGTATATTTTTCTCCCCTCCTGATGATGTAAAAAGTGAGGAGTTCCAGTCCTTTGATGTTTCTGAAAAGCAGGCATATAATGTCAACACTGTTGAGGACTTCTTTCTCATACTTAACAGATTGAAAAAGCAGAAGAACTAG
- a CDS encoding aldose 1-epimerase: MKITLNNESIRADIDSNGCYIEGVEFRENEIIKRTQDGHKTHGGCAPLFPYANRIKGGKYEWLGKSYEFKKYLDGNSIHGFAKDRQWDIIDQSENSVQMKMNLEDESYPFDVDVTVVIEISNDGFRENARFFNNHNTTVPLSPGFHPYFVTGSNWEILLKSRPLKSLKIDQYFPSGNYSEFYRHFYKKESHVYDDCFRYSGDIQLRGDYFVYDVKRTNSEFFMVYDGKFSDSISVAIEPMASEVNSFQTGNMLKILKPGEEWEFGYSVSISSL; the protein is encoded by the coding sequence ATGAAGATAACACTGAATAATGAATCAATTAGGGCAGATATTGACAGTAATGGATGCTATATTGAAGGTGTTGAGTTCAGGGAAAATGAAATCATAAAAAGAACTCAGGATGGACATAAAACCCATGGGGGATGCGCACCACTATTTCCGTACGCAAACAGAATAAAGGGTGGGAAATATGAATGGCTTGGAAAATCCTATGAATTTAAAAAATATCTGGATGGGAACTCAATTCATGGATTTGCCAAGGATCGACAGTGGGACATAATTGATCAAAGCGAAAATTCTGTTCAAATGAAAATGAACCTGGAGGATGAATCCTATCCATTTGATGTGGATGTTACAGTTGTTATTGAAATTAGTAATGATGGTTTCAGGGAGAATGCAAGGTTTTTCAACAATCATAATACCACAGTACCATTGAGCCCTGGCTTTCATCCCTATTTTGTAACAGGATCAAACTGGGAAATCTTACTGAAATCGAGGCCACTAAAATCACTGAAGATTGATCAGTATTTTCCTTCTGGAAATTATTCTGAATTTTACCGTCATTTTTATAAAAAGGAGTCACATGTTTACGATGACTGTTTCAGGTATTCTGGGGACATACAGCTAAGGGGAGATTATTTTGTGTATGATGTAAAAAGAACAAATTCTGAATTCTTCATGGTGTATGATGGAAAATTCAGCGATTCCATATCTGTTGCCATAGAACCAATGGCATCAGAAGTTAATTCGTTCCAAACCGGGAATATGCTGAAGATATTAAAACCAGGAGAGGAGTGGGAGTTTGGATACTCTGTTTCAATTTCCTCTCTATAG
- the eno gene encoding phosphopyruvate hydratase, translating into MDERFDIKGTSLRIILDSRGNKTVEATVILNSGAEGICSAPAGASTGATEVIPFRDGRAEESLNFFERNVRESLKGFNGFNQTGFDNLLKNIDGTENFSSMGGNVSTALSIALAKAVSKELGIPLYRYAGGNFRMKAPKPIGNVIGGGKHAINGTTFQEFLVSNDSSSFLAAIEVNALVHKRIGQKAKDIMKNVSIGVGDERAWVLSISDEQAMQLLKDSANEISKEKKVKVYLGFDAAASSFYEKGKYVYKEKKRDQGEQIQYIIDAHKNYGFYYMEDPMDEADFEGHAEITKAVGKNALIVGDDLYTTNASRIRKGIETKATNGVLIKVNQIGTLTDTWDAVKTATSASMENVISHRSGETTDDFIAHLSLAFSSTFIKSGTIGGERLAKLNELVRLQEEIEH; encoded by the coding sequence ATGGATGAAAGGTTCGATATTAAAGGGACTTCGCTTAGAATAATTCTCGATTCCAGAGGAAATAAAACAGTTGAAGCTACGGTAATTTTAAATTCGGGTGCAGAAGGAATATGTTCTGCACCTGCAGGGGCGAGTACGGGAGCCACAGAGGTAATTCCGTTCAGGGATGGAAGGGCAGAAGAAAGTCTCAATTTCTTTGAAAGAAATGTGAGGGAGTCGCTGAAGGGATTCAATGGATTTAATCAAACTGGGTTTGATAATCTTTTGAAAAATATCGATGGCACTGAAAACTTCTCATCAATGGGAGGTAATGTTTCCACGGCACTATCCATTGCCCTGGCAAAGGCTGTTTCTAAAGAACTTGGGATTCCTCTGTACAGATATGCCGGAGGTAATTTCCGAATGAAAGCACCAAAACCAATTGGAAATGTAATTGGTGGTGGAAAACATGCAATTAACGGGACGACATTTCAGGAGTTTTTAGTCTCCAATGACTCCTCCTCATTTCTAGCGGCCATAGAGGTTAATGCTCTTGTCCACAAGAGAATTGGTCAGAAAGCAAAGGACATTATGAAGAATGTAAGTATTGGAGTAGGAGATGAAAGGGCATGGGTTTTATCAATAAGTGATGAACAGGCAATGCAGTTGCTGAAAGATTCAGCCAATGAGATATCTAAAGAGAAAAAGGTGAAGGTTTATCTTGGATTTGATGCCGCTGCTTCAAGTTTTTATGAGAAAGGAAAATATGTATACAAGGAAAAGAAGAGGGATCAGGGAGAACAGATACAGTACATTATTGACGCTCACAAAAATTATGGATTTTATTATATGGAAGATCCAATGGATGAGGCTGATTTCGAAGGACATGCAGAAATTACAAAAGCAGTTGGGAAGAATGCTCTCATAGTAGGAGACGATCTATACACAACCAATGCAAGCAGGATAAGGAAAGGTATAGAAACAAAGGCTACAAACGGTGTGCTTATCAAGGTTAATCAAATAGGAACACTCACAGATACATGGGACGCAGTCAAAACTGCAACTTCAGCATCAATGGAAAATGTGATCTCCCACAGGAGTGGGGAAACCACTGATGATTTCATTGCACATCTATCCCTTGCATTCTCCTCCACATTCATAAAAAGTGGAACCATAGGAGGGGAAAGACTGGCAAAATTAAATGAGCTTGTGAGACTTCAGGAAGAGATTGAGCACTGA
- a CDS encoding YbhB/YbcL family Raf kinase inhibitor-like protein, producing MSFEMHVDTIKYGDEISEKYTCSGQNISPEIKWKDAPSSTKEIVLFMDDPDAPRKSFNHWCMRNIQSSVGTIHENVPIAEKTDEGWIQLKNDFGKNGYGGPCPPGKKTHKYTVTLYALVRPLNESETVDRESMRKLCETLMVKKVTWMFTYGKK from the coding sequence ATGTCTTTTGAAATGCACGTTGACACTATTAAGTACGGGGACGAAATTTCTGAAAAATACACTTGCAGTGGACAGAATATCTCTCCTGAAATCAAATGGAAGGATGCTCCATCGTCCACAAAGGAAATTGTCCTATTCATGGATGATCCAGATGCACCAAGAAAATCATTCAATCACTGGTGCATGAGAAATATTCAGTCATCTGTTGGCACAATTCACGAAAATGTTCCTATTGCCGAAAAGACAGATGAGGGCTGGATACAGTTAAAAAATGACTTTGGAAAAAATGGATATGGAGGTCCATGCCCCCCCGGAAAGAAAACGCATAAATATACTGTAACATTATATGCACTTGTAAGGCCACTGAATGAATCAGAAACAGTTGACAGAGAAAGTATGCGAAAACTCTGCGAAACATTAATGGTCAAAAAGGTTACATGGATGTTTACATATGGAAAAAAATGA
- a CDS encoding NfeD family protein: MLLAAIGFFFLGAWFYQIVSWFPRGGKSVTGTKSLIGQIGQIVRDNGTNMIVRVDGQNWNAKYQSVDRPPVGAKVKIISVKGLSLVIEPQNKLRKN; this comes from the coding sequence ATGCTGCTTGCTGCTATAGGATTTTTCTTCCTTGGTGCATGGTTTTACCAGATAGTTTCGTGGTTTCCCAGAGGTGGTAAGTCTGTTACTGGAACAAAGAGTTTAATCGGACAAATAGGCCAGATCGTAAGGGATAACGGCACAAATATGATTGTAAGGGTTGATGGGCAGAACTGGAATGCAAAGTACCAGAGTGTAGACAGACCCCCAGTTGGTGCAAAGGTGAAGATAATTTCTGTGAAAGGATTGAGTCTCGTAATAGAACCTCAAAATAAACTCAGAAAGAATTGA
- a CDS encoding gamma carbonic anhydrase family protein, whose amino-acid sequence MTVYTFEGRIPNISPESYISPNATVIGDVTIKGEVWVGPGAVIRGDYGKIIIGNGTAVEDNVVIHARPGEVTTIGEHVTLGHSCVIHTATIEDYAVIGMHSTVTDFAKVGKWAVIAEHALVKTRQTIEPEKIAGGVPAKVIKDVSEDYKALWADYKYNYTSFCKRYKDGLKEKL is encoded by the coding sequence ATGACAGTTTACACTTTTGAGGGAAGAATACCAAACATCTCGCCGGAATCATATATTTCCCCAAACGCTACGGTGATTGGTGATGTTACAATTAAGGGAGAAGTATGGGTTGGTCCTGGTGCGGTGATAAGGGGAGATTATGGAAAGATCATTATAGGAAATGGAACGGCAGTGGAAGATAATGTGGTGATTCATGCCAGACCAGGAGAGGTGACTACCATCGGAGAACATGTAACACTGGGTCACTCGTGTGTTATCCATACTGCGACCATAGAGGACTATGCTGTAATAGGAATGCATTCTACTGTAACCGATTTTGCAAAGGTTGGAAAGTGGGCGGTTATAGCCGAACACGCACTCGTTAAGACGAGACAGACAATTGAACCAGAGAAAATAGCAGGAGGTGTTCCAGCTAAGGTAATAAAGGATGTTTCAGAAGATTACAAAGCACTTTGGGCTGACTACAAATACAATTATACTTCTTTCTGCAAGAGGTATAAGGACGGACTTAAGGAAAAATTATAA
- the dph5 gene encoding diphthine synthase gives MSTENLNIIGSGLRGIGSLTIIEMDILGRSDHIFIDDYTSIFPESFREDLEKSISKPIILLKREDVESFSFIKEGSGTVSLIVSGDPMTSTTHFSIISYCKINNIKWRIFENASITGAVAGRTGLSSYRTGITVSLPEIYENFIPVSPLQNIVRNLRNRLHTIILIDLKNGKNLDIVRVHHIVKVMIEKTGYRELQSIPVLILQRVGWNDEHIFTSTLDGMGNRKVESPYCLVVPFRPDSNEIENMKSLNLEEISIFEKFNYEKIPEKLD, from the coding sequence TTGAGCACTGAAAACTTAAACATAATCGGTTCCGGTCTTCGCGGGATCGGTAGCCTGACCATTATAGAGATGGATATTCTTGGTAGATCAGACCATATTTTCATTGATGATTATACCTCAATATTTCCAGAGAGTTTCAGGGAAGATCTGGAGAAGAGCATTTCAAAACCCATAATTTTGCTTAAGAGAGAGGATGTTGAAAGCTTTTCATTTATAAAAGAAGGAAGTGGAACTGTTTCACTCATAGTATCTGGCGATCCTATGACTTCAACAACTCATTTCTCTATAATTAGTTACTGCAAGATTAATAATATCAAATGGAGGATATTTGAAAATGCATCCATTACTGGTGCAGTTGCAGGTAGAACGGGACTATCATCCTACCGTACAGGAATAACTGTTTCATTACCAGAAATATATGAAAATTTTATCCCCGTCAGCCCGCTACAAAATATAGTCAGAAATCTCAGGAATAGGCTTCACACAATTATATTGATTGATTTGAAAAATGGAAAGAATTTAGATATTGTGAGAGTTCATCATATTGTCAAAGTGATGATAGAAAAAACAGGTTATCGTGAACTTCAATCTATCCCGGTACTGATTCTTCAGAGAGTGGGCTGGAACGATGAACATATTTTTACTTCCACTCTAGATGGGATGGGCAATAGGAAGGTAGAATCACCATATTGCCTGGTGGTTCCGTTCAGGCCAGACTCAAATGAGATAGAGAATATGAAGTCCCTTAATCTTGAGGAAATCAGCATATTCGAGAAATTCAATTATGAAAAAATTCCTGAAAAACTGGATTGA
- a CDS encoding PfkB family carbohydrate kinase, with amino-acid sequence MTVNKFLAYTGHINLDVVLKVDKINDNVTLPVSEVKETFGGTAGNFAIVASKLGMRFRLYSIVSKVSHGNYIKKLNELNIDLSGIKITDESYGPVCYAVNDGEKQKYFLAEGPMKYEKYNILDEKYEHLHLGTGNPELNVQMIENAMFDSLSFDPSQEVFFKYGKKELGYFLEKCEFIMGNEEEIKFMFKTSEFDLKDYAGKKHTVIMTAGSKGAYVYGDRNTHVYPFDEVVEGGNTLGAGDSFRAGFYYGLKNGLSIVDAVKCGNATSYEIVKNGIENADLVGEGILSIAKKLSAEEIALDDSLHF; translated from the coding sequence ATGACAGTAAATAAATTTCTTGCATATACTGGACATATCAACCTTGATGTTGTGCTCAAGGTTGACAAGATAAATGACAATGTTACCCTGCCAGTCAGTGAGGTAAAGGAAACCTTTGGTGGCACTGCAGGAAATTTTGCAATTGTTGCCTCTAAACTTGGAATGAGATTCAGATTGTATTCAATAGTCTCGAAGGTAAGTCACGGGAACTACATAAAGAAATTGAATGAACTGAATATAGATCTAAGTGGCATAAAGATAACTGATGAAAGTTATGGACCAGTCTGCTATGCAGTCAACGATGGAGAAAAACAGAAATATTTCCTCGCAGAAGGACCAATGAAATATGAAAAATATAATATTCTTGATGAAAAGTATGAACATCTGCATCTTGGAACTGGAAATCCGGAACTGAATGTGCAGATGATTGAAAATGCCATGTTTGACTCTCTTTCTTTTGATCCATCACAGGAAGTATTCTTCAAATATGGAAAAAAAGAACTTGGATACTTCCTTGAAAAATGTGAATTCATAATGGGAAACGAGGAAGAAATAAAATTCATGTTTAAAACATCAGAATTTGATCTAAAGGATTATGCTGGCAAAAAGCACACAGTCATAATGACTGCAGGATCAAAAGGCGCTTATGTCTACGGTGACAGGAATACGCATGTATATCCCTTTGATGAGGTTGTGGAAGGGGGCAATACTCTTGGGGCTGGAGATTCTTTCAGAGCAGGTTTCTATTATGGATTGAAGAACGGACTAAGTATCGTTGATGCTGTAAAATGCGGAAATGCAACATCATATGAAATAGTGAAGAATGGAATTGAAAATGCCGATCTTGTTGGTGAGGGGATATTAAGCATAGCAAAAAAATTAAGTGCAGAAGAAATTGCGTTAGATGACAGTTTACACTTTTGA
- a CDS encoding DUF6114 domain-containing protein — translation MASERAKKAGRALLKFSSYFRENRDAATVMFIGAFITFVISLSILYLSIQNGSFLKADNAIFEILTDVIAPILEIVASVVMFRRVYLHRSMGGLGILMGIISLPGSEGGLLIGFILVVIGGVMSMLYREPYTGKDNDAKKIDK, via the coding sequence ATGGCAAGCGAACGGGCTAAAAAGGCTGGAAGGGCTCTTCTGAAGTTTTCCTCATATTTCAGGGAAAATAGAGATGCAGCTACTGTAATGTTTATAGGTGCATTTATAACATTTGTGATTTCTTTATCTATTCTTTATCTTTCAATTCAAAATGGAAGCTTCCTGAAAGCGGATAATGCAATCTTTGAGATTCTGACTGATGTTATTGCTCCTATACTTGAAATTGTAGCATCAGTGGTCATGTTTAGAAGGGTATATCTCCATAGATCAATGGGTGGGCTTGGTATCCTGATGGGAATAATTTCACTTCCGGGAAGTGAAGGGGGTTTGCTAATAGGCTTCATATTGGTTGTAATAGGCGGAGTCATGAGCATGCTTTACAGGGAACCCTATACAGGAAAAGATAATGATGCTAAGAAGATAGATAAATAA